The Diabrotica undecimpunctata isolate CICGRU chromosome 11, icDiaUnde3, whole genome shotgun sequence genome contains the following window.
CATCTGCCCTAAGCTTTTGTAAGTGTTCATTCCACCAGGGTGtgtttttatttcctttcttttctctctctggaCAATTCTCCTGGTAAGCGGTCAGAACAGCTCCCCTCACCGTTTCGACTGTCAGTTCGAGATCTTCCGTATCTTTTATGGTGCCGATTCCTCCCTCAAGAGACTTCTCGAGTGAGCCTCTATAGCCTTCCCAATCCGTCTCTCTCGGGTTCCTGAACCTTTCCACCATTCGAGTCGAAGTAATTAAATCAAATCAAATGTGCCTATGGTCGGAACATGAAGGTTCCTCTGACACATGCCAATTCTTTATAGTATCGTACGTTTTTTCACTGCAAAGTGTTACATCTAAGACTTCTTTGCGCGTGGCCGTAACGAAGATAGGTTTATTTCCTATATTGGCTATTTCTAAACCCATGCTTAAGATGAACTGTAGTAAAGACTCACCTCGACTGTTGATGTTCGTACTCCCCCATGCCAGATGGTGGGCATTGGCATCACATCCCAGTATTAGATGAAGGTTCTCCCTTCGGCTGTAGGTTATAACGTCCTCTACTATGCCTGGGCGGAAGACCTTCTCTCCAGCGAAGTAGGCAGAACAGACCAACCATCTTTTACTACCTTCCTCGGTGGAAGCGGTTAAAATAGCTGTAACAAAGTCTCCGGAGCAAAGATCCGGAATCAGTGTACAGTTTACTTCGTTACCATATACAATGCATGCTCGAGGTGTCTCTCCTTTCGCATCGTATAGTAACTTACCATGTTGCGGCTTCAAGCCTGCAATCTTCCCTCCGTGGAGCCATGGTTCCTGCAGTAGGGCCAAGTCCAGGCCTTCCATGTCAAAGGCCTTCCATGCCCGGGTTTGTAGCACTCCCCTGCAAGTCGGTACGGACTTCTTTCGGGATTATTCCTTCTTTAGCTCCTTCCCTCGACTTATCATCCTTAGGGCGAGCCTTGTGTTTGGTCGAAGTGTTAACCTTCTTTGACGCTGCTTTAGAGCTTTGCCCCTCTGAAGGTTTTACTTCTTTCCTTTTTTGCTTAGCCTTGACTGCCGAGGTTGCGGCAGTTACGCCTTGCAACCCCGATGGTCCGGCCTCTGCAACCTTCCTAATGTACCCATCATCCTTGACACGGAATTTAATTCTTCCGATGCCAAAGTAAGGACACATTTGAAGTTTGTTGAGTTCCTCAAATGACTCTTTGTCCATTGAGAGGACCCATACCTGCCCTTTTTCTGCAGGTGTTTTGCCCAAAACGGTCCATATAAGGGTGTTGAGCTTTCGGTTGCTGACCCTTAATCGAGTCAGCACACTTTCCGCCTCCAACCTCTTTCCGTCCTCGTCTGGGATATAGACAGTGCAAGAACACGGCCTCTCGACTTCACTCTCGTCCTTAGCCTGGAGGCTTGCACCTTCCCAAGGCTTCAGGGCTTCTTTGCACTGCCTTAAGCTTTGTGGGTTCCATCCTGACTCCAGGGAAGCCATCACATACTACAGCCACCTTTGCCGAGCAAAGGGCTTGTGTAAAAGTCATTTCTGACTTCCTCGGCCTCTTTTTGGCTTCCGCTGGTGGCGTACTGTTGTCCGACCTTTGTCGCTTCTTTGTAGACGTTTGCGTAGCCATTTCCAGCTTTTGCTCCGCCTTCTCTTTAGACTTAGGGAGATTGTCCTTTTGTCGTTCAAGCACCTTGGTGAGGTTAGCCTTGATCACCGAGCGCTTGGCTTCAATGTAATCCTGGCCTTTTCCCACCAGATCCCTTACTTTCTTCTTGGAGGCCCCGGCCAGCCTGGCCTTAATAACCTCCTCGTCTGTCATTAGATCCACCTCCTCTAGGGAGGTGACTCTGACCGCCTTCCTTTTGGTCGGCTTCGCTATCTGTATAGTAATGCCTTCAGGGCTTTCTACTACGGGTTGTTCGGGAATATTGGTTTCCATATTATTTTCCATAttgttcccacgagtagctagggaattGCAGTCCACTCGAGCAGAGCCCCGCATGCCCGAGTAAGGCTAATTACTGTGAGGTGTCGCCTGGTTCCTTACAGGAATCGCTCTCGACCAACTACGCATGGCCATTCATCCTTCGCCGCGATGTCTTCCAGCTTGAATTTCGGATTTTTTAAAAGCTGGTTTTCTCCAGCTGGACTCCTCTGTCTGGGTTACCATTCCATAGCCAAAAGGTCCCCGTTTTTTGGCGTCGGGAATTCACCATTCATCCTTCCGTGAGGATAAGGACTAGTCGGTGATGGATGCTGAGATGCAGTTGGGCTGGTCTTCTCTTCTACTGGTATTTATTGGTGTCACCTATTTGGCGTCAGTGACCCCACCAGTGCCTCGCCGACAATTTCCGAGCTACGAGCTTCCTGTTGGGGTGTGAGGGGGCGGGAAGTTGGATAGGGTGAGTCGGCTACTCCTAGATAGTCTGTCGAGGAAGGCTCgaaaagtgtgtgtgtgtgtgtgtgtgtgtcaggatCGAGGGCGGGGTCCCCGCACCGGCAGACGCGTCTAATGCGTGGGACCCCACCGCCGCCGGGTTTTGGAGTTTGGCGACTGAGATTAGAGAAATTTGGAGTAGCCGTAGGGAAGTTGGAAGGGTAAACTAAAAGCTGAAGGCGAAGGCGCCGCACCTGTTCGCCTCAATTGCCACGCCTTTCTTGCGTCCAGCGGCGGTGCCCGGCGGCCACCCGGTGCACAGGCGCTGGACGCGTAGGGACTGTGTTTAGTTTCACTGGTCGTGCTCCCCTCACAATTTCAGGGACCAAGACCAGTTACTCGGCCCTCCCACCAACGTCGAGGCAAAATTACAGTCCCGGGGAGGGATCGGAGCTACAATACTCCAAGAAATAATTATTGATGACCTCAAAAGATTGAGAGATTCCGGTTTAGAACCCTTAGGAAAAGTTTGTGATTTATCGGTGataaatcaaaaattatataaattattaaatataacaaTTGAAAAACCCTACTTTGTTGCAGACACGCATAAGTATTTTGCATTTTATGATGTACcacatttaataaaatgtataagaaataattttattaccaatgattttatttttaatgacaaatttataAGATTCGATGATATTAATAAAGTGTATGGTATTGACCAAAGAAGTAAAACCGGGAGTGCTCTTTTAAAATTAACAGATAAACATTTAACTCCAAACTCATTTGAAAAAATGAATGTTATACTTGGCACTCAATTACTTAGTCATTCTAAACACGGCTTATTTTGTCGAAACTATGAACAATTTGTTTGATGCCCTGAACAGTAAAAGTAAGTACAGTCCTAAGCCTTGTAATCGTGTCTACTGTAATCAAAACAAAGATGTAATTAGTGCTGAAGGATACGAATTACTGAAAAGTATGTGGAAACAGACAAGTAAGGGTTTAAAAAGACCTCCTTCTTTCGACTGCTTTCTTCTCACCATAAACGCGGTAAGACAATTTTATAGTGATTTGACAACATTAAACTCTTGTTATATATTAACCGGAAGATTAATCCAAGATCCCTTAGAAAATCAATTTTCTATTTACAGACAGAAAGGTGGTTACAGTAGAAATCCCACTGTAAGAAACTTTAAAGCtgcttttaaaataaacattgtacaCAATATTATGAAACCGCCTATGACAGCAAACTCTGGGACCAACTGTGATGACGATACAAATATTTTAGAAacgtcttata
Protein-coding sequences here:
- the LOC140452805 gene encoding uncharacterized protein; this encodes MEGLDLALLQEPWLHGGKIAGLKPQHGKLLYDAKGETPRACIVYGNEVNCTLIPDLCSGDFVTAILTASTEEGSKRWLVCSAYFAGEKVFRPGIVEDVITYSRRENLHLILGCDANAHHLAWGSTNINSRGESLLQFILSMGLEIANIGNKPIFVTATRKEVLDVTLCSEKTYDTIKNWHVSEEPSCSDHRHI